The nucleotide sequence ACAATTTTATTTGTCAGTCATAGCATGAGTACGGTAGAATCTCTCTGCAATCGAGGTGTTTTACTTGAATCTGGTATTGTCAGTTTAAATGCTAGTTCTGAAGAAGTTGTTAGAGCTTACCTCGAAAAAGCTTACGGTACAGCTAAAGAACTTGCCTTAAGTCAAAGAAGAGATCGCAGTGGTTCGGGAAGAATAAGAGTTTCTAGTTTCAAGCTTTTAAACGAACAAGGCGAAGAAGAACCAGCATTACAATCGGGAAAAAACTATGATTTTGCAATTGGCTATTCAAATAATACGGGAGAGCGTTTAAATAATGTTGTTGTTTGTGTAGATTTGATTGACGAGCGCGGAGTCAGAGTCATTTTATTAAAAAGTACTTTTACCAATCATAACCTCACGCTGAATGCCGACCGAGGGTATATTTTATGTCGCGTCAAGAACTTTCCTTTAGTTCAAGGTATGTATCGAGTAACGTTACATCTAGCTCATGCTGACCGAGAAGTACTCGACCACATAGAAGACGCTGCGAATGTTAGCGTTGATGGAGGCGATTTCTTTGGTACGGGTAATCCTGGTATTCCTAACCTCTGCAAGTTTTTAGTTAATGCTGATTGGTCTACAACTGCGGCTAATTCCAACTCTTACACGCAATCGATTTAATTCTATCTTTTGACTTTTGGCTTCTTTCTTTGACTTACTTAGGTATCAACTATGGCTGTAGAATCGGTAACGGAAGATTTGTACTCGCTCGAACACTTATCCCATAGATTTCAAGTTACGCCAGAGCGAATCGCTCAAATTGCTACAGGAAGAAATTTAAAGCAACATCAAATTAGCGGTCAATTGTATTTACAAAAAAATGAAGTTCAGCAGTTAATTGAGGAGTTATTTCTAGATATTAACGATAAAAGTCGCGGTTACGAAATACCAGAGTACTTACAAAATAGTCCTGATGCATGGGCAAAAACTGTAGTTAAAATGTATCGGGAAAAATTTACTTATCCTGCTTCTGTTTCGCCATCGCAAGGTGAGTTTTTAAAATCTCTCACTTGCAATATTGCGCCAAGAAATGTGGTAGAAATTGGTTGTTTTACGGGAATTTCTACAATTTGGCTAGCTGCTGGTTTAGAGCAAGCCGGAGGCGTGGGAAATATTAATTCAATCGATCTATTTGAGGATATCATACCCGCTCCCCCCTATCATCGTGCCTACTTACCTAATCCACTAGAATACGCTCAAAATTCTATAGAAAATGCCCAACTAGCGCATCGAGTTAAGTTTCATAAATCGAACTCTGTAGCCGTAGGAGAAAGAATTCACGAAATTCTGAGCGAACCTATAGATTTTATCTATATTGACGGAGATCATACTAAAGAAGGGTGCGAACAAGATTTCTTGCTTTTTTATCCTCACGTATCAGTTGGTGGATATATCGTATTGCATGATATTTATCCAGAATATTGCAACTGGGATGGACCTCGATATGTTATTGATAAATATATTAAAACCTCTCCTCATTTCGAGTTAATGGAAGTCAAAACTAGTCCCTTTAATTTCGGAATGGCGGTGATTCGTAAAGTGAGTCAAGATAGAAGTTTGGAGTTGCGTACCAAGCTCAAAAATACAGCCTTGTGGCAAGGAATTAAAGATAAGCCATTGGGTAAATTTATTAAGAAAAATATCTTTTAAGGTTTGTATTCTTCGTTCCTTTATACCCTCTACAAACTTAGAAAAGATATTTTGCATGAATCAAAAGAAAAAAATCTATCTAAGAGGTGCATACAATTTATATAACTTTGGAGACGATCTGTTACTAATATCAAGTATAGAATTTTTTAGCAAACATCTGAAACTAACCAGAGAAAATTTAGAATTATATGGCTCGAAAAACTTTGAATCACTATCACAACTCAAATTTAACAGCGATTTAGAGTTAAAACACTCAGTAGAATGGTCGGATATAATTTATCGAATTAACTTAAAACTAGAAAATTTAAAGATACCAATTAAATTTCCCTTAGTCGTACACCAACTTCTCGGACATGTTTTAAGAGGAGAGTGGTTAGAACAATCGCGCTTTTTAAGTTTCTGTCAATTAGTGGCGATCGCAATTATTATTTTTACCGACATTATTTTATATAAATTATTTCAAAAAGCTCTGTTTACCAAAGAATATATTAATTTTTTAAAGCAACTAAATGTCATTCACTACATGGGTGGAGGCTACCTTAACGAACGGTGGCTAGAAGTTATTATTTACGAATACATAACTATTAGCTTAGCACGCAGTTTTAATCCAAGTTTAAAAGTTATTGGCACGGGATTGGGTTTAGGACCTTTTAAAAGTAAAACAAGTCTCGTGATCTTTAAGCTTTTTGCTAAAAAATTCAATTATTTATTTGTGAGAGAAGCAACATCTTTATCGATAGTTAAAAATTTAAAAATTGACGTAAATACTAAAGTTTTAGGCGACGATGTTATTTTGCTTTTGCCTACACTGAATCAGCTAAAATTCGAGCCAGGCAAGTACAGGCGCAGTTCAAATTCCATTACAGCTATTAATCTAAAATCTTTTCCAGACTATAACTACGCTTTAATTAAGGCAGGACTAGAAAACTATCTCAAACAGTTGCTAGACAATCGAAGTTCTCGATCGGAATATTTTTGTTTTGGGAGAGAACCTGGTCCAGGCGATCGCAATTTGCTCGAAATCTTCGAGCGCTATTATCGAGATAGTTTAGTGATCCGCGATCCTTATGAAGAGGGATGGCACAGTTTTTTAAGTCACTTGGCTACTGCTCGTGTAGGAATTGGTTGTGCTTACCACTTTAATATAATTCTAGCTCTGTCTAATATCCCGACTGTGGGAATTTATTCTGGAAGTTATTACAAACAAAAAATCGTAGGAGTTATGCAACTCTTGAGCCAATATACACTCGTATTATCACTCGATGAGTTGGGATTGGAAAAAGATTTAGCCGAGGTTGTAAATGTAGCGATTAATGCTCATACATCAGGAGAAAGGAAATCAGAGCAGATGTATGCAGCAATGAAGCGAGAATATATAAATGCTTATAAAAGTATTTTAATAAGTTAAGTTGGGCGATCGAGTGCTAGAGTACGCTATTGCGAGAAAAAATTTAACACAAATCTCACTTGTAGTATAATTGTAGTTTGTTGCGGACTAGTAACAAACCCATGATTCACGAATTCACCTACGGCAAGCTGACAGATGAGACAGAGAAGCGGCAACTGGGGCAGATTCTCGAACAATGCTTTATCGGCTCTCCCAGCGATACTGAGTCATATATTAACGGTATTGGGGTAGAAAATATTCGCGTTATCCGGCAAGCCAAAGAAGTTGTAGGAGGTTTGGGGCTGCTGCCGATGGGACAGTGGTATGGTGGTGTCTGCGTGCCGATGACAGGAATTGCAGCTGTGGGGATCGCGCCAGAATATCGGGGTTCGGGGGCGGCGATCGCCTTGATGCAAAATGTAGTACGGGAACTGCATTCGAGTGGAATACCGCTCTCGGTACTTTATCCAGCTACGCAACATTTATACAGAAAAGCTGGTTACGAACAAGGTGGAAGTCATTGCGGCTGGGAAATTCCGACTCAGAGTATTCAGGTAAAAGAGCAGCCGCTACCTGCTATACGTGTGGAACTAGATAATTTTGAATGGCAAAAGCTATATCAGCAGCAGGCAAAGTTAAACAACGGTAATCTCGAACGTCACCAGTCGATTTGGCAAAGGCTTATTGATTCAGATAAAGAAGAAACCGTTTATGCTTATTTACTAGGTTCATTAGATCGACCCCAAGGCTACATTATTTTTCGTCAACGTAGAGGAGAAAATAAGTCCTATTTGGTGGTGAAAGATTGGGCTATTCTTACCACAGCAGCAGCAAAAAGTTTTTGGGCTTTTCTTGCCAAACACCGTTCGCAAATCGATCAGGTGCAATGGCGGAGTTCAGTAGTTGAATCTTTGAGTTTATTGCTACCAGAGCAAAGTCTCAAACCTGAGTTTGTTCAGCGTTGGCTACTACGAATTGTGAGTGTAGAAAAGGCTTTATCTGCACGGGGTTATCCTTCTGGTATCGAATCAGAACTGCATTTAGAAGTGCATGACGATTTGTTAGAAGCAAATCGGGGCAAGTTTATTCTGTCTGTAGCAAACGGACGGGGTGAGGTGACAAGAGGTGGTAGAGGTGAGATGAAGTTAGATGTGCGCGGTTTAGCACCGTTGTATACAAACTTATTCACTCCCCAACAACTACAGCAATCGGGATATCTCCAGGCTACTGAGATAGCGATCGCCACTGCAACCGCTCTATTTGCTAATTCATCGCCTTGGATGCCTGATTTCTTCTAGTGAAAGTCCTGTTTTAGCAAGATCGAAAAAAATCGCAAGCCTATCGAAACAATTCTCATAGTAAGGCTTGCTGGATTTTTATAAGCTTTTCTCTAGCGGACAAAATAAAAGTCAGTTATCAGTTGACAGTTATCAGTTATCAGTGACCAGTTAATTCTGACTTGCGACTTGCGACTAGTAACCAGTAACCAGTTATCAGTGACCTGTTAACCGTCAACCGTCAACCGTTAACCGTCAACTACCAATTACCACGCACCACTCCATCAATCCCTGTTTGCATCCCAAATATCTTTTAGCTCTCCGTATGATCCCTGATTCCCACTGCTATATAACCGAAGGCGGTATTCGCGTTTCTTACTCTACCACTGAGATTCCAGTCGATTCTGCGATCGCAGAGGTGTTATTGCAACTCAATTCTCAGCGGGGAGGGGTATTGACGAGTAGCTATGAGTATCCTGGGCGTTACAAGCGATGGGCGATTGGCTTTGTCAATCCACCCTTGGAACTTGCTACCCGTGAGAATGCTTTTACTCTGACGGCGCATAACGATCGCGGTGCGGTTTTATTGCCATATTTGGCGGCGCGTTTATCTGAAGACGCACAATTAGAAACAGTTCAGCTAGAAAACAGTTGTATTGTTGGCACGGTTAAATTAGCTGAAAGATTATATTCTGAGGAAGAACGCAGCAGACAACCATCTGTCTTCACCGTAATTCGTCAGTTGTTACATACTTTTCACAGTAGCGAAGACGATCGCTTAGGCTTGTATGGTGCTTTCGGCTACGACTTAGTATTTCAGTTTGAGTCGATGCCGAAGTTGCATTCTCGTCCCACCGACCAACGAGACTTAGTATTATATTTGCCGGACGAACTGGTCGTTGTCGATCGCTATCAACAAAGTGCGTTTCGCTATCAGTACGAGTTTGAGATAGACAACAGCAGCACCAGAGGTTTACCGCGTACAGGTGAATCTATGGATTATCAGGGTCAACATTTAACTCCAACTCAAGATTGCGATCGCGCCCCTGGTGAATATGCTCAACTAGTACGAGAAGCACTAGGCTACTTTCAAAGAGGCGATCTATTTGAAGTTGTTCCCAGCCAAACTTTTTTTGCTGCTTGCGAAGCGTCTCCCTCGCAATTATTTCAAACATTACAGCAAGTCAATCCCAGTCCCTACGGGTTTATTTTTAACTTAGGTCACGAATATTTAATTGGTTCGTCTCCAGAAATGTTCGTGCGGGTGGAAGGTAAGCATATTGAAACCTGCCCGATTAGCGGCACAATCGAGCGCGGACAGGATGCGATCGAAGATGCGGAACAAATTCGTCAGTTGCTCAACTCCCGCAAAGATGAAGCCGAACTAACGATGTGTACTGATGTCGATCGCAACGATAAATCGCGGATTTGCGAACCCGGATCGGTACAAGTGATCGGTCGCCGCCAGATCGAATTGTACAGTCACCTGATTCATACAGTCGATCACGTAGAAGGACAACTGCGACCGGAGTTCGATGCTTTAGATGCCTTTTTAACACACACTTGGGCAGTAACGGTGACAGGCGCACCCAAACGCGCTGCAATGCAGTTTATCGAGCGGCACGAACCGAGTTCTCGGCGTTGGTATGGCGGTGCAGTTGGCTGGTTAAACTTCAACGGTAACTTAAATACAGGGCTGATTTTACGCACGATTAGATTGCAAGATGCGATCGCCGAAGTCAGAGTTGGCGCTACCGTCTTGTATGACTCAATTCCAGAGGCAGAAGCGCAAGAAACTATTACGAAAGCTGCTGCCATGTTTGAAACCATCAACCGCGCTCATCAGATCGGCGACGATTTGTCAAGTAAAACAAAAAAATTAACAAGCGATCGCCCTCAACAGCGTCCATACGTGCTGCTGATTGACTACGAAGACTCCTTCGTTCACACCCTCGCGAACTACATTCGCCAAACTGGGGCGATCGTCAAAACGCTACGCCACGGCTTTAGCGAAACAGTTTTCGACACCGAGCGTCCAGATTTGGTAGTGTTTTCGCCGGGTCCTGGCAGACCGAGTGATTTTCGCGTTCCAGAAACAGTTTTAGCCTGTGTCAAGCGGCAACTTCCGATCTTTGGTGTTTGTCTAGGACTGCAAGGAATTGTCGAAGCTTTTGGCGGAGAACTAGGAGTCTTGAATTACCCTCAACACGGCAAAGTTTCTCGCGTGTTTGTTACGGATTCAGAGTCTCATTTGTTCGAGGACTTACCAACATCATTTGAAGTGGGTAGATACCATTCATTATTTGCGCTACCAAAACTTTTACCTTCAGATTTAAAAGTTACAGCAATTTCTCATGACGACGTAATTATGGGCATCGAACATAGAGAAATGCCAATTGCCGCAGTTCAATTTCACCCCGAATCAATCATGACCCTAACCGGAGACATTGGTTTAAAAATTGTCACAAATATTGTTGGCAATTATGCAAAACTGCAAGCATCAAAATCTGTTGTTAGGTAATTGGTAATTGGTAATTACAAGTAGTTAGTAACTAATTTTGACTTTTGTACGGGCGGGTTTACCAAAAAACTATGACTTCGACAAAGATTGCGGGTGAACCCGCCCCTACGATTTTTGACTTTTGACTTTTGACTTACCTCTCACACCCGAATTTTCAATGGCTACTATTGAAATCAATCATCAGGTTGCATCTAACAGTAAATCGCGTCATATTTTGACTGAAATTGTGTGGCATAAACAGCAAGAAGTCGCGCAAATGCAGGCAGATATGCCATTAGCTGAGTTACAAAAACAGGTCAGCGATACACCGTGGGCAGAAGACTTTTTGATGGCGATCGAGCAAAGCGATCGCCAACCAAGTTTGATTGCCGAAGTCAAAAAAGCATCGCCAAGTAAAGGAGTTATCTGTGCTGACTTCGACCCGGTAAAAATTGCCCAAGCATACCAACAAAGCGGCGCAACCTGTATTTCAGTTTTGACCGATCGCAAATTCTTTCAAGGCAGTTTTGACAATCTGCGGAAAATTCGGCAAAGCATGGCACTACCGCTCTTATGCAAAGAGTTCGTTATCGATCCGTATCAAATTTATTTGGCGCGGGCTGCTGGAGCAGATGCAGTATTGCTAATTGCAGCCATTTTATCAGATAGCAGTTTGCAAAACTTTTTAAAAATAGCTCATGAATTGGGCATGACTGCTCTAGTTGAAGTACACACACTTGGCGAACTCGATCGCGTGCTAGCACTATCCGATGTGCGCCTGATTGGAATTAACAATCGCAATCTAGAAAACTTTCACGTCGATTTGGAAACAACACGGCTACTGATGGCACAGCGTCGGCAACAAATTAGCGATTTGGGCATTACCGTTGTCAGCGAGTCTGGTTTACATACATCTGAAGATTTATCCCTGGTTGCCAACGCTGGCGTTCGTGCAGTCTTAGTCGGAGAGTCGCTCGTTAAACAACCCGATATCGAACAAGCTGTACGGAAACTGTTGAAAACAGGGAGCAGGGAGTAGGGAGCAGGGAGCAGAGATGAGTAAATTTTCTCTCCCTTGTCTCCTTGTCCCCTTGTCCCCTTGTCCCCTTGTCCCCTAATTCTTTCCCTAGCCCCTCTTATGATCTCCGATCGCTTCCAATCTTTACGCAGCCGCCAAGAGTGCGCTTTGATTCCTTTTATTACAGCTGGCGATCCTTACTTAGAAACGACGGCTGAAGCTTTATATATTCTCGATCGCCACGGCGCAGATTTCATCGAGTTGGGCGTTCCCTATGCCGATCCACTGGCTGATGGACCCGTCATTCAAGCAGCGGCGACCCGTGCGTTGCAAAGAGGTACGCGCTTAGAGCAGGTGCTAGAAATGGTAGCAACTGTCAGCCCTAACCTCAAAGCACCGTTGATTTTATTTACCTACTACAACCCGATTTTAAACCGAGGCGTTCGTGCCTTTTGCCAACAAATTGCCAGCGCTGGGGTGCGGGGGTTAGTCGTGCCAGATTTACCTCTAGAAGAAGCGACAGAGTTAATTCAAGCTGCGGCTGATTCTGGCATTGAGACCACCTTACTCGTAGCACCTACCAGCTCTCCCGAAAGGATAGCCGCGATCGCTCGTCAATCGCAAGGTTTTATCTACCTGGTCAGCGTTACGGGTGTAACGGGGGTGCGATCGCACCTACAAGAACGGGTCAAAACTTTGCTAACAGATATGCGCCGCATTACCGATAAACCGATTGGTGTTGGTTTTGGGATTTCTGGAGCCGAACAAGCGCGTCAGGTCAAAGATTGGGGCGCAGATGCGGCGATCGTCGGTAGTGCATTTGTCAAACATTTAGCAGCCGCAAACTCAACTGAAGGATTGCAGGCGATCGCTCAATTGTGTCGAGAACTAAAAGCGGCAGTTACAACTACTTCGCTCATGGTTAACAGTTAACAGTTGACAGTTAACCGTCAACCGTCAACTGTTTTCACGGAGCGTAGCGAGCGCGTTTACCGTCAACCTATTACCAATAAAAACCGTGGTTAGCATCAGAGAAACTCATAATCTTTCAGCACAAGTACAACCCGATTCCCTGGGTCGGTTTGGGCGTTTCGGTGGTAAGTACGTGCCGGAAACATTAATGCCTGCATTAACCGAGCTAGAAGCAGCCTACGCGCAATATCGGGTCGATCCCAGCTTTCAGGCTGAGTTGCAACAACTACTGCATGATTATGTTGGCAGACCTACCCCTTTGTATTTTGCCGAGCGTCTGACTCAACACTACCAGCGACCCGATGGCACGGGAGCGCAGATTTATTTAAAGCGGGAAGACTTAAACCATACAGGCGCTCACAAAATTAACAATGCTCTCGCTCAAGTTTTATTAGCAAAACGGATGGGCAAGCAAAGAATTATTGCCGAGACGGGAGCGGGTCAGCATGGAGTTGCAACTGCTACTGTTTGCGCTCGCTTTGGCTTGCAGTGCATCGTCTACATGGGCATCCACGATATGGAACGGCAAGCCCTGAACGTATTTCGGATGCGGCTGATGGGGACGGAGGTGCGCCCAGTAGAGGCAGGTACGGGAACTTTAAAAGATGCAACTTCGGAGGCAATTCGAGATTGGGTCACAAACGTAGAATCAACTCATTATATTTTGGGTTCTGTCGCTGGTCCTCATCCCTATCCGATGATGGTACGAGACTTTCATGCCGTTATTGGTACAGAAACTCGCGCCCAATGTCAGCAAAAATGGGGCGGGTTGCCAGATATTCTCTTAGCCTGCGTCGGGGGAGGTTCTAACGCAATTGGAATGTTTTACGAATTTGTCAACGAACCAACAGTCCGGTTAATTGGAGTTGAAGCAGCAGGGGAAGGAGTCAGCACGGCAAAACACGCAGCAACTCTCACGCAAGGACGAATTGGCGTGTTGCATGGTGCAATGAGCTACTTACTTCAAGACGAAGACGGTCAAGTTGTAGAAGCACATTCAATTAGTGCTGGACTAGACTATCCAGGAGTGGGTCCCGAACACAGCTATTTAAAGGATATCGGACGCGGCGAATATTACAGCGTCACGGACGCACAAGCATTAGATGCATTCAAGAATTTGGCTCAATTAGAAGGGATTATTCCAGCTTTAGAAACTGCCCACGCGATCGCTTATTTAGATATTCTCTGTCCGCAATTAAGTGGCAGTCCGCGTATTGTCATCAACTGCTCTGGACGTGGCGATAAGGACGTACAAACTGTCGTGAAGTTAGGGACAGTTATCAGTGACGAGTGACCAGTTATTAGGGAGCAGGGAGCAGGGAGTAGGGAGCAGTTATCAATTACCAATTTAGTAGGAAAATTCACATGATCGTAGTATTAAAAAATGGTACGCCAGAAATGGAAATTACTCACCTCAGCGACGAGTTGAGTAGTTGGGGTTTGAAAGTAGAAAAAAGTGTTGGCAAACACAAAATTGTCCTCGGTTTAGTTGGGAACACAGTTGAATTAGATCCGTTTCGAGTCCAAGAACTCAGCCCTTGGATCGAACAAGTCGTGCGGGTCGAACAACCATTCAAGCGCGTCAGCCGCGAGTTTCGCCACGGCGAACCCAGTGAAGTCGTTGTATCAACTCCAAATGGTTTCGTCCCTTTTGGAGAACACCACCCGCTCGTAACGATCGCAGGTCCTTGCTCGGTAGAAAACGAAGAGATGATCGTGTATACCGCACAAAGAGTCAAGGCAGCGGGCGCAAAGTTCCTGCGCGGTGGTGCTTACAAACCTCGTACATCCCCTTATGCATTTCAAGGTCATGGCGAGAGTGCTTTAAATTTACTTATTGCAGCCCGCGATGCAACGGGTTTAGGAATTATCACTGAAGTCATGGACACTGCCGATCTAGACAAAGTTGCAGCCGTGGCTGATATCGTACAGGTTGGGGCGAGAAATATGCAGAATTTTCCCCTCCTCAAGAAGGTAGGAGCGCAAGATAAACCAGTCTTCCTCAAGCGGGGAATGTCAGCCACGATTGAAGAGTGGCTGATGGCAGCCGAATATATTATGGCAGCAGGCAACCCGAATGTAATTCTCTGCGAACGGGGTATTCGCGGTTTCGATCGCCAGTACGCACGCAATACACTCGATTTATCAGTTATTCCCGTGTTGCGATCGCTCACCCATCTACCAATCGCGATCGATCCCAGCCACGGTACGGGTAAAGCCGAGTACGTCCCCTCAATGGCAATGGCAGCGATCGCAGCAGGTACTGACTCACTCATGATCGAAGTCCATCCCAATCCCGCCAAAGCTTTATCCGATGGACCTCAATCACTCACTCCCGAACGGTTCGATTCCTTGATGCAAGAACTCGCCGTTGTCGGTAAAGCCATGAATCGCTGGACGCAAAAATCAGTTAACAATTATCAGTTACCAGTGGTCAGTGGAAAGTGAGTAGTCGTAGGGGCGGGTTTAGCAAAAAAATTACGGTTCCAGCAATCAATCTTCGCTCAAAACCCGCCCGTACAGAATGTGCATTGTCAATTGTAAATCGATCCCCTAGCCCCTCATATGATGCAAATACCGCGATCGCGAGAACAAGCACGTCAGGTGATGGAATATCTCTTGTCGGGTGAAGCTGAATTAAATGAAATTATCAGCTTTTTACAAACTCGACCAGTAGCGGATGCTCAAACTCAAGAACTACTGGGATATCGCGATGTCCTTTGGGATAGAAGGCGACGGGCGAACTTTGGGCATGTCGATATTGATATTGTTGGTACTGGCGGGGTACGCCGACCGCGCTATAACGTTTCTACCACGGCAGCATTTATTGTCGCTGCTTTGGGGATTCGAGTTGCTAAGCATG is from Scytonema millei VB511283 and encodes:
- a CDS encoding Wzt carbohydrate-binding domain-containing protein is translated as TILFVSHSMSTVESLCNRGVLLESGIVSLNASSEEVVRAYLEKAYGTAKELALSQRRDRSGSGRIRVSSFKLLNEQGEEEPALQSGKNYDFAIGYSNNTGERLNNVVVCVDLIDERGVRVILLKSTFTNHNLTLNADRGYILCRVKNFPLVQGMYRVTLHLAHADREVLDHIEDAANVSVDGGDFFGTGNPGIPNLCKFLVNADWSTTAANSNSYTQSI
- a CDS encoding O-methyltransferase, which codes for MAVESVTEDLYSLEHLSHRFQVTPERIAQIATGRNLKQHQISGQLYLQKNEVQQLIEELFLDINDKSRGYEIPEYLQNSPDAWAKTVVKMYREKFTYPASVSPSQGEFLKSLTCNIAPRNVVEIGCFTGISTIWLAAGLEQAGGVGNINSIDLFEDIIPAPPYHRAYLPNPLEYAQNSIENAQLAHRVKFHKSNSVAVGERIHEILSEPIDFIYIDGDHTKEGCEQDFLLFYPHVSVGGYIVLHDIYPEYCNWDGPRYVIDKYIKTSPHFELMEVKTSPFNFGMAVIRKVSQDRSLELRTKLKNTALWQGIKDKPLGKFIKKNIF
- a CDS encoding polysaccharide pyruvyl transferase family protein: MNQKKKIYLRGAYNLYNFGDDLLLISSIEFFSKHLKLTRENLELYGSKNFESLSQLKFNSDLELKHSVEWSDIIYRINLKLENLKIPIKFPLVVHQLLGHVLRGEWLEQSRFLSFCQLVAIAIIIFTDIILYKLFQKALFTKEYINFLKQLNVIHYMGGGYLNERWLEVIIYEYITISLARSFNPSLKVIGTGLGLGPFKSKTSLVIFKLFAKKFNYLFVREATSLSIVKNLKIDVNTKVLGDDVILLLPTLNQLKFEPGKYRRSSNSITAINLKSFPDYNYALIKAGLENYLKQLLDNRSSRSEYFCFGREPGPGDRNLLEIFERYYRDSLVIRDPYEEGWHSFLSHLATARVGIGCAYHFNIILALSNIPTVGIYSGSYYKQKIVGVMQLLSQYTLVLSLDELGLEKDLAEVVNVAINAHTSGERKSEQMYAAMKREYINAYKSILIS
- a CDS encoding GNAT family N-acetyltransferase — protein: MIHEFTYGKLTDETEKRQLGQILEQCFIGSPSDTESYINGIGVENIRVIRQAKEVVGGLGLLPMGQWYGGVCVPMTGIAAVGIAPEYRGSGAAIALMQNVVRELHSSGIPLSVLYPATQHLYRKAGYEQGGSHCGWEIPTQSIQVKEQPLPAIRVELDNFEWQKLYQQQAKLNNGNLERHQSIWQRLIDSDKEETVYAYLLGSLDRPQGYIIFRQRRGENKSYLVVKDWAILTTAAAKSFWAFLAKHRSQIDQVQWRSSVVESLSLLLPEQSLKPEFVQRWLLRIVSVEKALSARGYPSGIESELHLEVHDDLLEANRGKFILSVANGRGEVTRGGRGEMKLDVRGLAPLYTNLFTPQQLQQSGYLQATEIAIATATALFANSSPWMPDFF
- a CDS encoding anthranilate synthase, whose amino-acid sequence is MIPDSHCYITEGGIRVSYSTTEIPVDSAIAEVLLQLNSQRGGVLTSSYEYPGRYKRWAIGFVNPPLELATRENAFTLTAHNDRGAVLLPYLAARLSEDAQLETVQLENSCIVGTVKLAERLYSEEERSRQPSVFTVIRQLLHTFHSSEDDRLGLYGAFGYDLVFQFESMPKLHSRPTDQRDLVLYLPDELVVVDRYQQSAFRYQYEFEIDNSSTRGLPRTGESMDYQGQHLTPTQDCDRAPGEYAQLVREALGYFQRGDLFEVVPSQTFFAACEASPSQLFQTLQQVNPSPYGFIFNLGHEYLIGSSPEMFVRVEGKHIETCPISGTIERGQDAIEDAEQIRQLLNSRKDEAELTMCTDVDRNDKSRICEPGSVQVIGRRQIELYSHLIHTVDHVEGQLRPEFDALDAFLTHTWAVTVTGAPKRAAMQFIERHEPSSRRWYGGAVGWLNFNGNLNTGLILRTIRLQDAIAEVRVGATVLYDSIPEAEAQETITKAAAMFETINRAHQIGDDLSSKTKKLTSDRPQQRPYVLLIDYEDSFVHTLANYIRQTGAIVKTLRHGFSETVFDTERPDLVVFSPGPGRPSDFRVPETVLACVKRQLPIFGVCLGLQGIVEAFGGELGVLNYPQHGKVSRVFVTDSESHLFEDLPTSFEVGRYHSLFALPKLLPSDLKVTAISHDDVIMGIEHREMPIAAVQFHPESIMTLTGDIGLKIVTNIVGNYAKLQASKSVVR
- the trpC gene encoding indole-3-glycerol phosphate synthase TrpC, with the translated sequence MATIEINHQVASNSKSRHILTEIVWHKQQEVAQMQADMPLAELQKQVSDTPWAEDFLMAIEQSDRQPSLIAEVKKASPSKGVICADFDPVKIAQAYQQSGATCISVLTDRKFFQGSFDNLRKIRQSMALPLLCKEFVIDPYQIYLARAAGADAVLLIAAILSDSSLQNFLKIAHELGMTALVEVHTLGELDRVLALSDVRLIGINNRNLENFHVDLETTRLLMAQRRQQISDLGITVVSESGLHTSEDLSLVANAGVRAVLVGESLVKQPDIEQAVRKLLKTGSRE
- the trpA gene encoding tryptophan synthase subunit alpha, with the protein product MISDRFQSLRSRQECALIPFITAGDPYLETTAEALYILDRHGADFIELGVPYADPLADGPVIQAAATRALQRGTRLEQVLEMVATVSPNLKAPLILFTYYNPILNRGVRAFCQQIASAGVRGLVVPDLPLEEATELIQAAADSGIETTLLVAPTSSPERIAAIARQSQGFIYLVSVTGVTGVRSHLQERVKTLLTDMRRITDKPIGVGFGISGAEQARQVKDWGADAAIVGSAFVKHLAAANSTEGLQAIAQLCRELKAAVTTTSLMVNS
- the trpB gene encoding tryptophan synthase subunit beta gives rise to the protein MVSIRETHNLSAQVQPDSLGRFGRFGGKYVPETLMPALTELEAAYAQYRVDPSFQAELQQLLHDYVGRPTPLYFAERLTQHYQRPDGTGAQIYLKREDLNHTGAHKINNALAQVLLAKRMGKQRIIAETGAGQHGVATATVCARFGLQCIVYMGIHDMERQALNVFRMRLMGTEVRPVEAGTGTLKDATSEAIRDWVTNVESTHYILGSVAGPHPYPMMVRDFHAVIGTETRAQCQQKWGGLPDILLACVGGGSNAIGMFYEFVNEPTVRLIGVEAAGEGVSTAKHAATLTQGRIGVLHGAMSYLLQDEDGQVVEAHSISAGLDYPGVGPEHSYLKDIGRGEYYSVTDAQALDAFKNLAQLEGIIPALETAHAIAYLDILCPQLSGSPRIVINCSGRGDKDVQTVVKLGTVISDE
- the aroF gene encoding 3-deoxy-7-phosphoheptulonate synthase — encoded protein: MIVVLKNGTPEMEITHLSDELSSWGLKVEKSVGKHKIVLGLVGNTVELDPFRVQELSPWIEQVVRVEQPFKRVSREFRHGEPSEVVVSTPNGFVPFGEHHPLVTIAGPCSVENEEMIVYTAQRVKAAGAKFLRGGAYKPRTSPYAFQGHGESALNLLIAARDATGLGIITEVMDTADLDKVAAVADIVQVGARNMQNFPLLKKVGAQDKPVFLKRGMSATIEEWLMAAEYIMAAGNPNVILCERGIRGFDRQYARNTLDLSVIPVLRSLTHLPIAIDPSHGTGKAEYVPSMAMAAIAAGTDSLMIEVHPNPAKALSDGPQSLTPERFDSLMQELAVVGKAMNRWTQKSVNNYQLPVVSGK